A stretch of Deltaproteobacteria bacterium DNA encodes these proteins:
- a CDS encoding Txe/YoeB family addiction module toxin has translation MVKWQVILSTKAVKDSKKLKQAGLKEKTQSLLELLEQNPFKTPPHYEKLVGNLQGFYSRRINIQHRLVYAVDPQKRIVHVLRMWTHYE, from the coding sequence ATGGTAAAGTGGCAGGTCATACTTTCCACAAAAGCGGTTAAGGATTCCAAGAAGTTGAAGCAGGCAGGCTTAAAAGAAAAAACTCAAAGTCTTCTCGAGCTACTAGAACAAAACCCCTTCAAAACACCTCCTCACTACGAAAAACTAGTTGGAAACCTCCAGGGTTTTTATTCGCGACGCATCAATATTCAGCATAGACTCGTGTACGCGGTGGACCCTCAAAAAAGAATAGTTCATGTGTTAAGAATGTGGACCCATTATGAGTAA
- a CDS encoding type II toxin-antitoxin system Phd/YefM family antitoxin, giving the protein MELSSDSFRAKLKETVDWCVSNHQPVKVKRKNGESFFVIGEEDWNSIEETLYLNRLPGMVKSIQKSSQEPLSKGTKLKDLKW; this is encoded by the coding sequence ATGGAATTATCATCCGATTCATTTCGAGCCAAACTCAAAGAAACCGTAGACTGGTGTGTCAGCAACCATCAGCCAGTAAAAGTAAAACGAAAAAATGGTGAATCGTTTTTTGTTATTGGAGAGGAAGATTGGAACTCCATTGAAGAAACTCTCTACCTCAACCGGCTTCCTGGAATGGTCAAAAGTATTCAAAAATCATCTCAAGAACCTTTGTCCAAAGGAACAAAACTGAAAGATCTAAAATGGTAA